A single window of Bordetella genomosp. 11 DNA harbors:
- a CDS encoding integrating conjugative element protein: MKHREFKPFSVPVRRARNALALASALTLASGVAWGQLGYQTSGNVIGDDVMYSIGGGSAVSMGHAAGMRSIGVGVGWNSNLICGDMSIQTTLKNQLNGITNGFQQIMSSVIQSATSAVASLPALIIQRADPGLYNLLTNGVLQARLDFDRSKLTCRAMAERMADTAGGQLGWSQMAEGMALRDAVSSTDAVSAIEQAETRRGNDGVPWVGGSNAGGSGQSAIKVVGDVTRAGYNLVNGRGVTDTSSISTASCASLSCQTWTSPQQAVEWATRVLGEQEQRTCDSCTKTETVPGVGLTPLIQEEYETKLQALQDLVSKTKSTTPENLREAGSASLPITRGVIEALRDEPDQHLLSQRLASEVALSSVLEKALLLQRTLLTGKKEPNVAANELAVEAVNKESDTLDREIRNLKTELELRRELANNSPMAIIQRHSTRAAGSRGIYQGDPVPDRLDQLRKGNPGGNP; encoded by the coding sequence ATGAAGCATCGTGAATTCAAACCGTTCTCCGTTCCGGTGCGTCGCGCGAGGAACGCTCTCGCGTTGGCGAGCGCACTGACGCTGGCAAGCGGCGTGGCCTGGGGCCAACTGGGCTACCAGACCAGCGGCAACGTCATCGGAGATGACGTCATGTACTCGATCGGCGGCGGCAGCGCGGTGTCCATGGGCCATGCGGCCGGCATGCGCTCGATCGGCGTCGGCGTAGGCTGGAACAGCAATCTGATCTGCGGTGACATGAGCATCCAGACCACGCTGAAAAACCAGCTCAACGGTATCACCAACGGCTTCCAACAGATCATGTCGTCTGTGATCCAGAGCGCCACCAGTGCGGTGGCGTCCCTGCCCGCGCTGATCATCCAGCGGGCCGATCCTGGCCTGTACAACCTGCTCACCAATGGCGTGCTGCAGGCCCGGCTGGATTTCGACCGCTCCAAGCTGACGTGCCGGGCCATGGCCGAGAGGATGGCCGACACGGCGGGCGGCCAACTCGGATGGAGCCAGATGGCCGAAGGTATGGCATTGCGCGATGCCGTTTCGAGTACCGATGCGGTCTCGGCCATCGAGCAGGCCGAAACGCGGCGGGGCAACGACGGAGTGCCCTGGGTGGGGGGCAGCAATGCTGGCGGTTCGGGGCAGTCCGCCATCAAGGTGGTCGGCGACGTCACCCGTGCAGGATACAACCTGGTCAATGGCCGCGGCGTGACCGACACGTCCTCCATCTCGACCGCCAGTTGCGCGAGCCTGTCTTGCCAAACCTGGACCTCGCCGCAACAAGCGGTTGAATGGGCCACGCGGGTGCTCGGGGAGCAGGAGCAGCGCACGTGCGATTCCTGCACCAAGACCGAGACGGTGCCCGGCGTCGGGCTCACGCCTTTGATTCAGGAAGAGTACGAAACCAAGCTGCAGGCACTTCAGGATTTGGTTTCCAAGACCAAGAGCACGACGCCTGAAAACCTGCGCGAGGCTGGCAGTGCTTCGCTGCCCATCACGCGCGGCGTCATCGAAGCGTTGCGCGACGAGCCGGACCAGCACCTGCTGTCGCAACGCCTGGCGTCCGAGGTCGCGCTGTCATCGGTGCTGGAGAAGGCGCTGCTGCTGCAACGTACGCTGCTGACCGGCAAGAAGGAGCCCAATGTGGCGGCCAACGAGCTTGCCGTGGAGGCCGTGAACAAGGAGAGCGACACGCTCGACCGCGAGATCCGCAACCTCAAGACGGAATTGGAACTGCGTCGCGAACTGGCGAACAACTCGCCGATGGCGATCATCCAGCGGCACAGCACGCGCGCGGCTGGGTCGCGCGGTATCTATCAGGGCGATCCGGTGCCTGACCGCCTCGACCAGTTGCGGAAGGGCAACCCGGGAGGCAACCCATGA
- a CDS encoding (R)-mandelonitrile lyase — protein sequence MELKRAGSQPSTKGPAEWFTGTVRIDPLNNPPAPARVSCAAVTFEPGARTAWHSHPLGQTLIVTAGCGWTQCEGEPIVEIRAGDVIWCPPGHRHWHGASPTTAMTHIAIQEALDGKNVEWMEHVTDDQYLAGPRG from the coding sequence ATGGAACTCAAACGCGCTGGATCTCAGCCTTCCACCAAAGGGCCTGCCGAGTGGTTCACCGGCACGGTTCGCATCGACCCGCTGAACAACCCGCCCGCACCGGCCCGCGTGTCGTGCGCTGCCGTCACCTTCGAGCCGGGCGCACGCACGGCCTGGCACAGCCATCCGCTGGGGCAGACGCTGATCGTCACCGCCGGCTGCGGCTGGACGCAGTGCGAGGGCGAGCCCATCGTGGAGATCCGCGCAGGCGATGTCATCTGGTGTCCGCCCGGTCATCGGCACTGGCATGGCGCTTCGCCGACCACGGCCATGACGCACATCGCGATCCAGGAAGCCCTGGATGGCAAGAACGTCGAATGGATGGAACACGTCACCGACGATCAGTACCTCGCCGGGCCGCGCGGCTGA
- a CDS encoding carboxymuconolactone decarboxylase family protein produces MNPAPASAPSASETLSARQQAIVPIAAFAAAGDMAKLNAALTQGLDAGMTVSDAREILVQLYAYAGFPRSLNALGELMKVLEARKQRGIQDAPGSAPSRPIPKGDALLAAGTANQTKLSGGPVEGPLFDFAPTANEYLRTHLFGDIFERDNLDWQSRELATVGMLSALPGADSQLQAHMRISMNVGLTAGQLRQLTQVLAARVDAEMARRASAALDRHLATTKGK; encoded by the coding sequence ATGAACCCAGCACCCGCCAGCGCGCCCAGCGCTTCCGAAACTCTTTCTGCACGCCAGCAGGCCATCGTGCCCATTGCGGCATTTGCCGCCGCAGGCGACATGGCCAAGCTGAATGCCGCGCTCACCCAAGGGTTGGACGCCGGCATGACGGTGAGCGACGCCCGTGAGATCCTCGTGCAACTCTACGCCTATGCCGGCTTTCCGCGCAGCCTCAATGCGCTGGGTGAGCTGATGAAGGTGCTGGAGGCCCGCAAGCAGCGCGGCATCCAGGATGCGCCGGGCAGCGCGCCCAGCCGCCCCATCCCGAAGGGCGACGCACTGCTGGCCGCGGGCACGGCCAACCAGACCAAGCTGTCGGGCGGGCCAGTCGAAGGGCCGCTGTTCGATTTCGCGCCGACGGCGAACGAGTACCTGCGCACCCACCTGTTCGGCGACATCTTCGAGCGGGACAACCTCGATTGGCAAAGCCGCGAGCTGGCCACCGTGGGCATGCTCTCGGCACTGCCCGGGGCCGATTCGCAACTGCAGGCGCACATGCGCATCAGCATGAACGTGGGCCTCACGGCCGGTCAATTGCGGCAACTCACCCAGGTGCTGGCTGCGCGAGTGGATGCCGAAATGGCTCGCCGTGCGAGCGCGGCATTGGATCGCCATCTGGCGACCACGAAGGGGAAGTGA
- a CDS encoding TIGR03757 family integrating conjugative element protein, translated as MSASHSRFAPGWRTLGLTVALPAALAVFSPATFAADVVVVTDSHHPVKAMGGERLIELDEARQIEAELSGDLPTNPEQATAIVKRRLSSGGADLQRRIASAYQGVTDAWSLGVTSIPAIVVDQRYVVYGEPDVARAVARIEQHRRAQP; from the coding sequence ATGTCGGCATCTCATTCACGGTTCGCTCCGGGCTGGCGAACTCTCGGCCTGACCGTGGCACTGCCGGCCGCCCTGGCGGTTTTCAGCCCGGCCACCTTCGCTGCGGACGTGGTGGTCGTCACCGACAGCCATCACCCGGTCAAGGCCATGGGCGGCGAGCGGCTGATCGAGTTGGACGAAGCCCGCCAGATTGAAGCGGAGCTTTCAGGAGATCTGCCCACCAATCCCGAGCAGGCCACGGCCATCGTCAAGCGCCGGCTCTCCAGCGGCGGCGCTGATCTGCAGCGCCGCATCGCCTCCGCATACCAAGGCGTCACCGATGCCTGGAGCCTGGGCGTCACCAGCATTCCAGCGATCGTGGTGGACCAGCGCTACGTGGTCTATGGCGAGCCAGATGTGGCCCGCGCCGTAGCGCGCATTGAACAGCACCGGAGGGCCCAGCCGTGA
- a CDS encoding cyclophilin-like fold protein has protein sequence MNISLTINGQVLSATLEDNAAARDFLGLLPLTLDLEDYASTEKIAQLPKKLSTAGAPAGITPSVGDITYYAPWGNLAIFYKGFGHANGLVKLGRIEGDIQVLRGRGPLNARIEAVGKD, from the coding sequence ATGAATATCAGTTTGACGATCAACGGACAGGTGCTCTCCGCGACCTTGGAGGACAACGCCGCTGCGCGCGACTTTCTCGGCTTGCTGCCGTTGACGCTGGACTTGGAGGACTACGCCTCTACCGAAAAGATCGCGCAGTTGCCCAAGAAACTCTCCACGGCTGGAGCGCCAGCGGGTATCACACCTTCCGTTGGCGACATCACCTACTACGCCCCCTGGGGCAACCTCGCCATCTTCTACAAGGGCTTCGGCCATGCCAATGGCTTGGTCAAGCTCGGCCGCATCGAAGGCGACATCCAGGTGCTACGTGGCCGCGGCCCGTTGAACGCTCGAATCGAGGCCGTCGGGAAAGACTGA
- a CDS encoding RES family NAD+ phosphorylase, translated as MSRELPSFLIDAGELLQHVSRIVYRGSPLYYGRSGTNRYDDPARDYGVLYLGRDLPTALMESVFHKHQWLADTERSIALKEVKGRMVRAVGVMADVLLADLTAPGIMAGYFGLNLEQLANRNYTHTQQVSAQVHAMLDDDGQPLFDGLLYPSRNNYPDTSIALFERAGTKVSVIEDIDLVDHVDWPRFVAAYRIGVEPDPGPVEPDEAP; from the coding sequence ATGAGCCGCGAACTGCCTTCGTTCCTGATCGATGCCGGTGAACTGCTCCAGCATGTGAGCCGCATCGTCTATCGGGGCAGCCCGCTGTACTATGGCCGCAGCGGCACCAATCGCTACGATGACCCGGCGCGGGACTATGGCGTGCTGTACCTGGGGCGCGACCTGCCCACGGCGCTGATGGAGTCGGTGTTTCACAAGCACCAGTGGCTTGCGGACACGGAGCGCTCGATCGCGCTGAAAGAAGTTAAGGGCCGGATGGTGCGCGCAGTAGGCGTGATGGCCGACGTGCTCCTGGCCGACCTCACGGCGCCGGGCATCATGGCGGGCTACTTCGGCCTGAATCTGGAGCAGCTGGCCAACCGCAACTACACGCATACGCAGCAGGTGTCTGCCCAGGTGCATGCGATGCTCGATGACGACGGCCAGCCACTGTTCGACGGGTTGCTCTATCCGTCGCGCAACAACTATCCCGACACGAGCATCGCTCTGTTCGAGCGTGCGGGAACGAAGGTCAGCGTCATCGAGGACATCGACCTGGTTGACCATGTGGATTGGCCGCGTTTCGTTGCCGCCTATCGCATCGGCGTGGAACCTGACCCCGGCCCGGTGGAGCCGGACGAAGCGCCCTGA
- a CDS encoding conjugal transfer protein TraG N-terminal domain-containing protein — protein sequence MTLFTTDYLEYYLTLVSWIVHNGIWAVLVSSGVFALPFVAIIVQEWLKARSEGADEGNKGVLSAARIENRVFVAIVVVMFAGIPFIDVDLNTIKYDNSRSTQCQVSVPLPADTGWSQSFSTINNQSAKVPVWWGFMHALSRAVTGASVAAIPCGTDLRQMRMEIDATRIDDPVLAQEVVDFSQDCYGPARAKLFMQRPDLDEDQMHDVTWIGSRYFTDTGGYYDSYRSSTARESWPYDSSRDAGLAQVANGGGYPTCQQWWADGSNGLRARLLGQVDPSLLNRLAGWAGFLSRTEVDDSVIRAIASPRQQKLNQGSVYTDYGGQIDKTLPNIVTRATGDVGMAVGAIAAFPAMDVVRQALPMVLALLKMALVICIPLVLVVGTYDLKTVVTVSVVQFALFFVDFWFQLARWIDSTILDALYGWGWGWNRPHSNFDPVVGLNNAFGDMLLMFVMGTMFLVLPTFWVAALGWAGVRAGAIAQNLATGSKEAKDSTSSGVNRVTR from the coding sequence ATGACGCTTTTTACGACAGATTACCTGGAGTACTACCTGACCCTGGTGTCCTGGATCGTCCACAACGGCATCTGGGCGGTGCTGGTATCCAGCGGGGTGTTCGCATTACCCTTCGTGGCGATCATCGTGCAGGAATGGCTGAAAGCGCGTTCCGAAGGCGCCGACGAAGGCAACAAAGGCGTACTCTCGGCCGCACGTATCGAGAACCGCGTGTTCGTCGCCATCGTGGTGGTGATGTTTGCCGGAATCCCGTTCATCGACGTCGACCTGAACACCATCAAGTACGACAACTCGCGCTCGACCCAATGCCAGGTCAGCGTACCGCTTCCCGCCGACACGGGCTGGTCGCAGTCCTTCAGCACCATTAACAATCAGTCAGCGAAGGTGCCGGTCTGGTGGGGGTTCATGCACGCACTCTCGCGCGCCGTTACCGGCGCTTCGGTGGCGGCAATCCCGTGTGGGACAGACCTGCGGCAGATGAGGATGGAAATCGACGCAACCCGCATCGACGACCCGGTACTGGCTCAGGAAGTGGTGGATTTCAGCCAGGATTGCTACGGGCCAGCCCGTGCCAAGCTGTTCATGCAGCGTCCGGACCTCGATGAGGATCAGATGCACGACGTGACCTGGATCGGTTCGCGGTATTTCACTGACACGGGCGGCTACTACGACAGTTATCGGTCCAGCACGGCACGGGAGTCCTGGCCCTATGACAGCAGCCGGGATGCGGGCTTGGCGCAGGTCGCCAACGGCGGCGGCTATCCGACCTGCCAGCAGTGGTGGGCCGATGGCAGCAACGGCCTGCGGGCACGGCTGCTCGGGCAAGTGGACCCGAGCCTTTTGAACCGCCTGGCGGGCTGGGCCGGGTTCCTGAGCCGCACCGAGGTTGACGACTCGGTGATCCGCGCGATCGCTTCGCCGCGGCAGCAGAAGCTGAACCAGGGCAGCGTCTATACCGACTATGGCGGCCAGATCGACAAGACCTTGCCGAACATCGTGACCCGGGCCACGGGCGACGTCGGGATGGCGGTCGGGGCGATTGCGGCGTTTCCCGCCATGGACGTGGTGCGCCAAGCTTTGCCCATGGTGCTTGCCTTGCTCAAGATGGCATTGGTCATCTGCATTCCGCTCGTGCTGGTCGTGGGCACCTACGACCTGAAGACGGTCGTCACTGTCAGCGTCGTACAGTTTGCGCTGTTCTTCGTCGACTTCTGGTTCCAGCTCGCGCGCTGGATCGACAGCACCATCCTCGATGCGCTCTACGGGTGGGGCTGGGGATGGAACCGGCCGCACAGCAATTTCGACCCGGTGGTGGGGCTGAACAACGCCTTTGGTGACATGCTCTTGATGTTCGTCATGGGCACGATGTTCCTGGTGTTGCCGACCTTCTGGGTCGCAGCACTGGGGTGGGCAGGTGTTAGGGCCGGTGCGATTGCACAGAATCTCGCGACGGGATCAAAGGAAGCGAAAGACAGTACTTCATCGGGGGTCAACAGGGTGACGCGCTGA
- a CDS encoding DUF3742 family protein, producing the protein MNTTTRISFAERIGRAFGRGWRAYAHGERRTSNWLVSKGVPVTGTTVLLWAVKLVVLGLLLYVAFWPALLLVCLLVVARGLGKGTDDFSLPRDELRHGEAGFGLYSSDGHRLDPHDPNNPYDD; encoded by the coding sequence ATGAACACTACAACCCGCATCAGCTTCGCAGAACGCATCGGCCGAGCCTTTGGCCGAGGGTGGCGCGCTTACGCGCACGGTGAGCGGCGCACGTCGAACTGGTTGGTCTCCAAGGGAGTTCCGGTGACGGGCACCACCGTACTGCTGTGGGCGGTCAAGCTGGTTGTGCTGGGACTGCTGTTGTACGTTGCTTTCTGGCCGGCACTGCTGCTGGTGTGCCTGTTGGTTGTGGCTCGCGGTCTTGGCAAAGGCACTGATGACTTCTCGCTGCCACGAGACGAACTGCGCCATGGTGAAGCAGGATTCGGCCTGTATTCGTCCGACGGACATCGTCTCGACCCGCACGACCCGAACAATCCGTATGACGACTAG
- a CDS encoding LysR family transcriptional regulator, with the protein MAKENLNDLQAFVAVARERSFTRAAAQLGLSRSALSHAMLALEARLGVRLLTRTTRSVSTTEAGARLLDAVAPRLDEIELELGSLSAMRDKPAGTVRITAHDHAISTVLWPRLLPLLKDYPDVHVEFSVDYAFTDIAAHRFDAGVRIGDRVDKDMIAVRIAPNLRMAVAASPEYLAGKPLPVTPHDLTDHRCINLRLPTHGGLYAWDFEKDGQSINVRVGGQTTFNNTFLMLRAALDGMGFAFVPLDIMQPHIDEGRLVPVLQEWWPSFPGYHLYYANRKQISPALALVIEALRWREGHADAVT; encoded by the coding sequence ATGGCAAAAGAGAACCTCAACGACCTGCAAGCGTTCGTCGCCGTGGCCCGTGAACGCAGCTTCACCCGGGCCGCGGCGCAACTGGGACTGTCCCGCTCTGCGCTGAGCCACGCCATGCTGGCCCTGGAGGCCCGCTTGGGCGTGCGGCTTCTGACGCGAACCACCCGCAGCGTGTCCACCACGGAGGCCGGCGCGCGGCTGCTGGATGCAGTGGCGCCCCGACTTGACGAGATCGAACTGGAGTTGGGCTCGCTCAGCGCCATGCGCGACAAGCCAGCCGGCACGGTGCGTATCACGGCGCACGACCACGCCATCTCCACCGTCCTCTGGCCTCGGTTGCTGCCGCTGCTGAAGGACTACCCCGACGTCCACGTCGAGTTCAGCGTGGACTATGCGTTCACCGACATCGCGGCGCACCGCTTCGACGCTGGGGTGCGCATAGGCGACCGCGTGGACAAGGATATGATCGCCGTGCGCATCGCGCCGAATCTGCGCATGGCGGTGGCCGCATCCCCCGAGTACCTCGCCGGCAAGCCGCTGCCAGTCACGCCGCATGACTTGACCGACCATCGCTGCATCAATCTACGGCTACCAACCCACGGGGGCCTGTATGCGTGGGACTTCGAGAAGGATGGGCAGTCGATCAATGTGCGCGTGGGCGGCCAGACCACGTTCAACAACACCTTCCTGATGCTCCGGGCCGCTTTGGATGGCATGGGCTTTGCCTTTGTGCCCCTCGACATCATGCAGCCGCACATTGATGAGGGCCGGTTGGTACCGGTGCTGCAGGAGTGGTGGCCGTCGTTTCCGGGCTATCACTTGTACTACGCGAACCGCAAGCAGATTTCACCGGCGCTTGCGTTGGTGATCGAGGCATTGCGATGGCGTGAAGGCCACGCTGATGCAGTCACATAG
- a CDS encoding TIGR03756 family integrating conjugative element protein — protein sequence MTRSFDLMRRLRAGVASVLLLSATGSYALNTATIVGSVASPDCLEYRVVGICYWLYCTWTGCTVRTSIKVRHYVPDAVVSSYSNTGENPWIEVRAMSTPNPSAQAGGDGTTNEDHENNLAKFKNADVIGHPGSLVFSEFASSSGYICEGAGTAFMPYLLSTLDTLAWRYNVPEMAYPEALIPGMREIGARTTLNLWGNVYPRGGFLHQSDDHKAGAVVAQRAGDVVTRRGQIHVYQPLLANSRPGYWPAGALVEGDASTGKWQELTPVLSSSCTVFPRSGFLTQAQQGDYAWALWRPYACCERRGQVFLGSVDFL from the coding sequence GTGACTCGTTCATTTGACCTGATGCGCCGCTTGCGCGCAGGCGTGGCGTCCGTACTGCTGCTCAGCGCCACGGGCAGCTACGCCCTCAACACCGCCACCATCGTCGGCTCGGTGGCATCGCCCGACTGTCTCGAATATCGCGTCGTTGGCATCTGCTACTGGCTCTACTGCACCTGGACCGGCTGCACGGTACGCACGTCCATCAAGGTGCGCCACTACGTTCCCGATGCGGTCGTCTCCAGCTACAGCAACACCGGAGAGAACCCCTGGATCGAAGTTCGTGCCATGAGCACGCCCAACCCATCTGCCCAGGCCGGCGGGGACGGAACGACGAACGAAGACCATGAGAACAACCTCGCGAAGTTCAAGAACGCGGATGTGATCGGCCATCCTGGTTCTCTGGTCTTCAGCGAGTTCGCTTCATCGTCCGGCTACATCTGCGAGGGTGCAGGCACGGCATTCATGCCGTATCTGCTCAGCACCCTGGACACGCTGGCCTGGCGCTACAACGTACCGGAGATGGCCTACCCCGAAGCGCTGATTCCAGGGATGCGGGAGATCGGCGCACGCACCACGTTGAACCTTTGGGGCAACGTGTATCCACGCGGTGGGTTCCTGCACCAGAGCGACGACCACAAGGCAGGCGCGGTTGTTGCCCAGCGCGCGGGCGATGTCGTCACGCGCCGCGGGCAGATCCACGTCTACCAGCCGCTGCTCGCCAATTCGCGGCCCGGCTACTGGCCTGCCGGCGCACTGGTGGAAGGCGATGCCTCGACCGGCAAGTGGCAGGAACTCACCCCTGTTCTGTCCTCGTCCTGCACGGTCTTCCCTCGCAGCGGCTTCCTGACCCAGGCCCAGCAAGGCGACTACGCCTGGGCGCTGTGGCGGCCGTATGCCTGCTGCGAACGCCGCGGACAGGTGTTCCTTGGCAGCGTTGATTTCCTCTGA
- a CDS encoding HU family DNA-binding protein, whose amino-acid sequence MNRAELVEILASKNDLSKAATNAVLDTLIDSIQTAVKKGDVVQLVGFGTFKSTKRAARTGKNPATGAALKIPASTVPKFVAGARFKAAVDPKAAKRKAGK is encoded by the coding sequence ATGAATCGCGCCGAACTCGTGGAAATCCTTGCTTCCAAGAACGATCTGTCCAAGGCGGCCACCAATGCCGTTCTCGATACGCTGATCGACAGCATCCAGACGGCTGTCAAGAAAGGCGATGTCGTCCAGTTGGTTGGCTTTGGCACCTTCAAGTCCACGAAGCGCGCAGCGCGCACCGGCAAGAACCCTGCTACCGGCGCGGCCCTGAAAATCCCTGCGTCAACCGTGCCGAAGTTCGTGGCAGGTGCCAGGTTCAAGGCGGCTGTCGATCCCAAGGCTGCGAAGCGCAAGGCGGGTAAGTAA
- a CDS encoding (R)-mandelonitrile lyase, producing the protein MHSFLKLALCATALQATMALAAEPQANTSADAQQITRAGDQPSAAGPAEFFTGRVRVDPVWPADKNINASGGLVTFEPGARSAWHTHPAGQRLVVTSGVGLTQEWGKPVQVIRPGDVVWCPPGVKHWHGAAPGTAMSHLAVTGTVDGKNVTWMEKVTDEQYNAR; encoded by the coding sequence ATGCACTCGTTCCTCAAACTCGCTCTATGCGCGACCGCTCTGCAGGCCACGATGGCCTTGGCTGCAGAGCCGCAGGCCAACACGTCCGCTGATGCGCAGCAGATCACGCGCGCGGGGGACCAGCCCTCGGCTGCTGGCCCCGCCGAATTCTTCACCGGCCGCGTGCGGGTCGATCCTGTCTGGCCCGCCGACAAGAACATCAATGCCTCTGGCGGCCTGGTCACTTTCGAGCCCGGCGCGCGTTCGGCTTGGCACACCCATCCAGCGGGACAGCGACTGGTCGTGACCTCCGGCGTCGGGCTGACGCAGGAATGGGGCAAGCCGGTGCAGGTCATCCGCCCCGGCGACGTCGTGTGGTGCCCGCCCGGCGTCAAGCACTGGCACGGCGCAGCGCCCGGCACGGCCATGAGCCATCTGGCCGTCACCGGCACGGTGGATGGAAAGAACGTCACATGGATGGAGAAAGTCACCGATGAGCAATACAACGCACGCTAA
- the mobH gene encoding MobH family relaxase, which translates to MLSLFQRKRPPVAAPSPAPATDLPKGLLRPESAASLLATPRRQKLLEHIWQRTSLSRRQFATLYRTPLEHYAELVQQFPASESHHHAYPGGMLDHGLEIVAYALKLRQSHLLPIGASPEDQAAQSEAWTAAVAYAALLHDIGKIAVDLHVELADGSTWHPWHGPLHQPYRFRYRDDREYRLHSAATGLLYRQLLDREALDWLSGYPDLWGPLLYVLAGQYEHAGVLGELVVQADRASVAQELGGDPARAMAAPKHALQRKLLDGLRYLLKEQLKLNQPEASDGWLTEDSLWLVSKTVSDKLRAHLLSQGIDGIPASNTAVFNVLQEHGMLQPTPDDKAVWRATVTSATGWSHSFTLLRLAPALIWEAGERPTAFVGTVAVDATPAENDVGAPATPPVAGAPPAPEGQETPPWEGGNTVVTASPPTAQPMPDVMEDMLVMVGMSDTPDVLRDEQTDSAKVATARSQVPMPTTAVTSPPSLAPIAASPSLSAQPSGEHFMEWLHQGIASRKLIINDAKALVHTVSDTAYLVSPGVFQRYAQEHPLVGTLAKQESQQDWQWVQKRFERLQLHRKHPNGLNIWTSDVSGPRKSRQLHGYLLKDASLVFAEIPPNNPYLSLAKEG; encoded by the coding sequence ATGCTCTCCCTGTTCCAGCGAAAACGGCCCCCGGTCGCTGCCCCGTCGCCAGCGCCCGCCACCGACCTCCCGAAAGGGTTGCTGCGGCCCGAATCGGCCGCATCGCTGCTGGCAACACCGCGCCGGCAGAAGCTGCTGGAACACATCTGGCAGCGCACGTCGCTGTCGCGGCGGCAGTTCGCCACCCTATACCGCACGCCGCTGGAGCACTACGCCGAGTTGGTCCAACAATTCCCCGCATCGGAAAGCCATCACCACGCTTACCCCGGCGGCATGCTGGATCACGGGTTGGAGATCGTCGCCTATGCGCTCAAGCTGCGGCAGTCCCATCTGCTGCCTATTGGCGCCAGTCCCGAAGACCAGGCGGCGCAGTCTGAAGCCTGGACTGCCGCAGTCGCCTATGCCGCGCTGCTGCACGACATCGGCAAGATCGCAGTCGATCTGCACGTCGAACTGGCCGACGGCAGCACCTGGCACCCGTGGCACGGCCCGCTGCACCAGCCATACCGATTCCGCTATCGCGATGATCGCGAGTACCGCCTGCACAGCGCCGCGACGGGGCTGCTCTACCGCCAACTGCTCGACCGTGAGGCCCTGGACTGGCTCAGCGGCTATCCCGACCTGTGGGGACCGCTGCTCTACGTCCTGGCCGGCCAGTACGAGCACGCCGGCGTGCTAGGCGAACTTGTCGTGCAGGCCGACCGGGCTTCGGTGGCCCAGGAACTGGGCGGCGATCCGGCCCGCGCCATGGCTGCGCCCAAGCACGCGCTGCAGCGCAAGCTGCTCGACGGGTTGCGCTACCTGCTCAAGGAACAGTTGAAACTGAACCAGCCGGAAGCCTCCGATGGCTGGCTCACCGAGGACAGCTTGTGGCTGGTGAGCAAGACGGTCTCGGACAAGCTGCGCGCGCACCTGCTGTCTCAGGGCATCGACGGCATCCCCGCGAGCAACACCGCCGTCTTCAACGTGCTGCAGGAGCATGGCATGTTGCAGCCCACGCCGGACGACAAGGCGGTCTGGCGCGCGACCGTGACCAGTGCGACCGGCTGGTCCCACTCGTTCACCCTGCTGCGCCTCGCTCCCGCGCTGATCTGGGAAGCCGGCGAGCGGCCGACGGCCTTTGTGGGCACGGTAGCGGTCGATGCGACACCCGCAGAAAACGACGTCGGTGCACCGGCCACGCCACCTGTGGCTGGAGCGCCGCCAGCCCCGGAGGGCCAGGAGACGCCGCCATGGGAGGGTGGCAACACCGTCGTCACCGCGTCGCCGCCCACCGCCCAGCCCATGCCTGATGTGATGGAGGACATGCTGGTCATGGTGGGCATGAGCGACACGCCCGACGTTCTCCGGGATGAGCAGACCGATTCAGCCAAAGTTGCTACCGCACGCTCCCAAGTACCCATGCCGACGACTGCCGTGACCTCGCCACCATCGCTTGCACCCATAGCTGCGTCGCCATCCTTGAGCGCACAGCCGTCCGGTGAGCATTTCATGGAGTGGCTGCACCAAGGGATCGCGTCGCGCAAGCTCATCATCAACGACGCGAAGGCGCTCGTGCATACCGTGAGCGATACCGCGTACCTGGTCAGTCCAGGCGTGTTCCAACGCTACGCACAGGAGCATCCGCTGGTGGGCACGTTGGCCAAGCAGGAAAGCCAGCAGGATTGGCAATGGGTACAAAAGCGCTTTGAGCGGCTGCAGCTACATCGCAAGCATCCCAATGGCCTGAATATCTGGACCTCTGACGTCTCGGGCCCAAGAAAGTCCCGCCAACTGCATGGGTATCTGCTGAAGGATGCTTCCCTTGTATTCGCCGAGATACCGCCAAACAACCCCTATCTTTCATTGGCCAAGGAAGGATGA